One region of Juglans regia cultivar Chandler chromosome 4, Walnut 2.0, whole genome shotgun sequence genomic DNA includes:
- the LOC109019010 gene encoding uncharacterized protein LOC109019010 gives MGSKLEIAVQMRKIVIISSRTCYRSVSNHPFILGILCFVLFLYRSFPFLFSLLVSASPVLFCTAVLLGTLLSFGHPNIVPEIEKDDDRVSHSHDVASLKARVSRDTTVVVDDERDDSFLVERYTAKGSDIVEEAIEGPSSAENKVGKVDTYDGLVDCVAVIAHSSREIQLEKDIEGASSVEDKVGKVGIDDGLVDYRPLNDHSSREIQLERRVTGEVGGKFISLELEKKGEFHEENLGTECVLNNGESLQNQCFVVHKVGDEILEVEDNVKRLGELADAHSGDHFDLFPNDDEDGDDESSDQGSDLAESSSPDASMADIFPILEELHPLLDPIAPQPAHMSHDDASDGASERSCKTNDASVESDEESEIHGDGEDGVDENEDDEEEAQGGKEDESKSAIKWTEDDQKNLMDLGTSELERNQRLENLIARRRARKNVRLMAEKNLIDLDGTDLFFNVPPISTARHNPFDLPYDPYDPPGSAPSILLPIRNPFDLTYDPNEEKPDLKGDNFQQEFTTFQQKDALFRRHESFSIGPSGLGGPRQERHAIRFRPFFVPERFTSEETSYSSFERQSSEVSESKLSSIPDTESVSSAADRDDKKLNELDLCQETKLISSIDHASDHVECGSGFHENIDSVEMEQVERRDVCHDEVEITLGQVGNDTEMDSGLSPTGGVAIPLELSTSEIHPETQHFIHDDEVEITLGQVGNQAEIDSGLSETGGVAIPLELSTSEIHLKMEPVEDEYSSRSSLSSLSEIDGRVLYATKEETVSYGTKRQ, from the coding sequence ATGGGGTCAAAACTGGAAATTGCAGTTCAAATGAGAAAAATCGTGATCATAtcaagcagaacatgttatagaTCAGTTTCCAATCATCCATTCATTTTGGGTATCCTCTGTTTTGTGTTATTTCTGTACagatcttttccttttttattttcccttttggtCTCTGCATCCCCTGTTTTGTTCTGCACTGCCGTTCTTCTTGGGACTCTTTTGAGTTTTGGGCATCCAAACATTGTACCCGAAATCGAAAAAGATGATGATAGGGTTAGCCACTCCCATGATGTCGCATCTCTTAAGGCCAGGGTTTCGAGGGATACCACTGTTGTTGTCGATGATGAGAGAGACGATAGCTTTCTTGTAGAAAGATATACAGCAAAGGGAAGTGACATAGTAGAGGAGGCTATTGAGGGTCCTAGTTCCGCAGAGAATAAAGTCGGGAAGGTTGATACATATGATGGTCTGGTTGATTGCGTGGCAGTGATTGCTCATAGTTCCCGGGAAATTCAGTTAGAGAAGGATATTGAAGGGGCTAGTTCGGTGGAAGATAAAGTTGGGAAGGTTGGGATAGATGATGGCCTGGTTGATTATAGGCCACTGAATGATCATAGTTCCCGGGAAATTCAGTTGGAGAGGCGAGTAACTGGGGAAGTCGGGGGAAAGTTTATTAGTTTGGAATTGGAAAAGAAGGGTGAATTTCACGAGGAGAACTTAGGGACTGAATGCGTGTTAAATAATGGGGAATCTCTCCAGAATCAATGTTTTGTGGTTCACAAAGTGGGAGATGAGATTCTTGAAGTGGAAGATAATGTTAAGCGCCTGGGAGAGTTGGCCGATGCTCATAGTGGAGATCACTTCGATTTATTTCCtaatgatgatgaggatggtgATGATGAGTCTTCGGACCAAGGGTCTGATCTGGCAGAGAGTTCCTCGCCAGATGCTTCAATGGCCGACATCTTTCCAATCCTTGAGGAGCTTCACCCACTTCTGGATCCAATAGCTCCACAGCCTGCTCATATGTCCCATGATGATGCGTCAGATGGTGCTTCAGAACGCTCTTGTAAAACTAACGATGCCAGTGTTGAGTCAGATGAAGAATCGGAAATTCATGGAGACGGAGAAGACGGCgttgatgaaaatgaagatgacgAGGAAGAAGCACAGGGAGGCAAGGAGGATGAAAGTAAATCGGCAATTAAGTGGACAGAGGATGACCAAAAGAACCTCATGGATTTGGGGACTTCCGAGCTGGAGAGGAACCAGCGCCTGGAGAATCTCATTGCAAGGAGGAGAGCACGGAAAAACGTGAGATTGATGGCTGAGAAGAATTTGATAGACTTAGATGGCACTGATCTTTTCTTTAATGTTCCACCCATTTCAACGGCAAGACATAATCCTTTTGATCTCCCTTATGATCCCTATGATCCACCTGGTTCGGCACCATCTATATTGTTGCCAATACGAAACCCTTTTGATCTTACTTATGACCCAAATGAAGAAAAACCTGATCTCAAGGGAGACAATTTTCAGCAAGAGTTTACGACATTTCAACAGAAAGATGCATTATTCCGTAGGCATGAAAGTTTCAGTATTGGACCATCTGGCCTAGGGGGTCCCAGGCAAGAGAGGCATGCTATTAGGTTCAGACCCTTTTTTGTGCCAGAACGCTTCACTTCAGAGGAGACAAGCTATTCCTCATTCGAGAGACAGTCAAGTGAAGTCAGTGAATCAAAGTTGAGTTCTATTCCTGATACTGAATCTGTGAGTTCTGCTGCTGATCGAGATGACAAGAAGCTCAATGAACTAGATCTTTGTCAAGAAACAAAACTCATCTCCAGCATAGACCATGCTTCTGATCATGTAGAATGTGGAAGTGGATTCCATGAAAATATTGATTCTGTGGAGATGGAACAAGTTGAGAGGAGGGATGTTTGCCATGATGAGGTTGAGATCACACTGGGGCAAGTGGGAAATGATACTGAGATGGATTCTGGGTTGTCCCCAACAGGAGGCGTGGCTATTCCTCTGGAACTTAGCACTAGTGAAATTCATCCCGAAACACAACATTTTATTCATGATGATGAGGTTGAGATAACATTGGGGCAAGTGGGAAATCAAGCTGAAATAGATTCCGGATTGTCTGAAACAGGAGGGGTGGCTATTCCTCTGGAACTTAGTACTAGtgaaattcatttaaaaatggAACCTGTTGAAGACGAGTACAGCAGTAGATCAAGTTTGTCATCGTTATCAGAAATAGATGGGAGAGTACTGTATGCTACAAAAGAGGAAACGGTGAGTTATGGAACCAAGAGGCAATGA